The stretch of DNA GAAGAAGCCGTCGCGCAGCGTCAGCGCGAACACGGTCGTCAGTCCCAGCCCTTCCGCGTCCTCCACCAGCCGGTCCACGATCATTCCGCCCACGCCCAGCCCCTGCGCCGCCGGGCTCACCGCCAGGGAGATGATCTCCGCCAGCTCGGGGCTGAAGCAGCGCAGCCCGCCGCACCCCAGCAGGCGGCCCTGCTCGTCCACCGCCACCACGAACTCGCGAAACAGGCGAACCAGCTGCTCCCGCGTCTTGGGGAGCATCAGGTTCTGCGCGGCGAAGTAGTTGATCAGCGGCTCCACCTGCAGCATGTCGCTGATGGTGGCGGCGCGGATCGTCACCGTCTCCCCCGGCGTCACGGGCGCCAGGTCCAGCATCGCGGTCCCACCGCCGATCTGCGTCAGCATTCCAGCAC from Longimicrobium terrae encodes:
- a CDS encoding N-acetyltransferase translates to MLTQIGGGTAMLDLAPVTPGETVTIRAATISDMLQVEPLINYFAAQNLMLPKTREQLVRLFREFVVAVDEQGRLLGCGGLRCFSPELAEIISLAVSPAAQGLGVGGMIVDRLVEDAEGLGLTTVFALTLRDGFFHRLGFRTVPKEMFPAKVWSDCRNCPKLTACDEIAVVKEVR